In Providencia rettgeri, the following proteins share a genomic window:
- the actP gene encoding cation/acetate symporter ActP, giving the protein MKILLSLILFFTSSMAFSDALTGDVERQPVNIQAIVMFLLFVGFTLYITYWASKRTRSRSDYYTAGGKITGFQNGMAIAGDFMSAASFLGISALVYTSGYDGLIYSIGFLIGWPIILFLIAERLRNLGRYTFADVASYRLKQRPIRILSAVGSLVVVALYLIAQMVGAGKLIELLFGLNYHVAVVIVGILMVLYVLFGGMLATTWVQIIKAILLLAGATFMAVMVMKHVGFNFNTLFKEAVEVHKNGIAIMSPGGLVSDPISALSLGLALMFGTAGLPHIIMRFFTVSDAKEARKSVFYATGFIGYFYILTFIIGFGAIVLVSSNPAFKDAAGALIGGTNMAAVHLADAVGGNFFLGFISAVAFATILAVVAGLTLAGASAVSHDLYAMAMKNGKADEKDELRVSKITVVILGFVAIGLGILFEKQNIAFMVGLAFSIAASCNFPIILLSMYWRKLTTRGALAGGWFGLITAVVLMILGPTIWVSILHHEKPIYPYEYPALFSMAVAFIASWLFSVTDNSEQGKMERERFKEQFIRSQIGLGIEQGKSH; this is encoded by the coding sequence ATGAAAATATTGCTCTCACTCATTCTCTTTTTTACCTCATCAATGGCGTTTTCTGATGCATTGACAGGGGATGTTGAACGCCAGCCTGTGAATATTCAGGCGATTGTGATGTTCTTACTGTTTGTCGGCTTCACTTTGTATATTACCTACTGGGCGTCAAAAAGAACGCGTTCTCGCTCTGATTACTACACTGCGGGCGGGAAAATTACCGGTTTCCAAAACGGGATGGCTATTGCGGGCGACTTTATGTCTGCGGCTTCCTTCTTAGGGATCTCTGCTCTGGTTTATACTTCTGGCTATGATGGCCTGATTTATTCAATTGGCTTCTTAATTGGCTGGCCGATCATTCTATTCTTAATTGCCGAGCGCTTACGTAATTTAGGTCGTTATACCTTCGCTGATGTCGCTTCTTATCGATTAAAACAAAGACCCATTCGTATTCTATCTGCGGTTGGCTCTCTGGTTGTTGTTGCACTGTACCTTATCGCTCAAATGGTTGGCGCGGGTAAATTGATTGAATTGTTATTTGGTCTCAATTACCACGTCGCGGTTGTTATCGTGGGTATCTTGATGGTGCTATATGTCCTATTTGGTGGCATGTTAGCCACAACTTGGGTGCAAATTATTAAAGCCATCTTGTTATTAGCTGGTGCAACATTCATGGCTGTTATGGTTATGAAACACGTAGGCTTTAACTTTAATACCTTATTTAAAGAAGCCGTTGAAGTTCATAAAAATGGTATTGCCATCATGAGTCCGGGAGGACTGGTTTCCGACCCAATATCCGCCCTATCACTGGGTCTTGCATTGATGTTTGGTACTGCAGGCCTTCCTCATATTATTATGCGATTCTTTACCGTAAGCGATGCAAAAGAAGCGCGTAAAAGCGTGTTCTATGCAACTGGCTTTATTGGTTATTTTTACATATTAACCTTTATTATTGGCTTTGGTGCCATCGTTCTAGTCAGTTCCAATCCTGCCTTTAAAGATGCAGCCGGAGCACTTATTGGCGGAACAAATATGGCGGCTGTTCACCTTGCAGATGCCGTTGGTGGTAACTTCTTCTTAGGGTTTATTTCTGCAGTTGCATTCGCCACCATTCTTGCTGTTGTTGCCGGTTTAACCTTAGCAGGCGCCTCTGCGGTTTCCCATGACCTATATGCAATGGCAATGAAAAATGGTAAAGCGGATGAAAAAGATGAATTACGCGTCTCTAAAATTACCGTTGTTATCTTAGGTTTTGTTGCTATCGGGTTAGGCATTCTGTTTGAAAAACAAAATATTGCCTTCATGGTTGGTTTAGCTTTCTCAATTGCAGCAAGTTGTAATTTTCCAATCATTCTACTCTCAATGTACTGGCGCAAACTGACCACTCGTGGAGCATTGGCAGGTGGTTGGTTCGGTTTAATTACCGCCGTTGTCTTAATGATTTTAGGGCCAACTATCTGGGTTAGTATTCTTCATCATGAAAAACCAATCTATCCTTATGAATATCCAGCACTCTTTTCCATGGCGGTGGCATTTATTGCTTCATGGTTATTCTCTGTAACAGATAATTCAGAACAAGGGAAAATGGAAAGAGAACGTTTTAAAGAACAATTTATTCGTTCACAAATCGGCCTCGGTATTGAGCAGGGTAAATCACATTAA
- the sodA gene encoding superoxide dismutase [Mn], with translation MSYTLPALPYAYDALEPHFDKQTMEIHHTKHHQTYVTNTNTALEKLPELAGLDIDVLIQKLDQIPADQRTFVRNNAGGHSNHSMFWKGLKLNTELKGELKAAIERDFGSVDAFKELFEKAAATRFGSGWAWLVLKDDGKLAVVSTANQDNPLMGEAISGTSGYPIIGLDVWEHAYYLKFQNRRPDYIKAFWSVVNWDEAAARFAAKAK, from the coding sequence ATGAGTTATACATTACCTGCTTTACCTTATGCTTATGATGCATTGGAACCACATTTTGACAAGCAAACCATGGAAATCCACCATACCAAGCATCATCAAACCTATGTGACTAACACCAATACAGCGTTAGAAAAACTGCCTGAATTAGCGGGTTTAGATATCGATGTTCTGATCCAAAAATTAGACCAAATCCCGGCTGATCAACGCACGTTTGTCCGTAATAACGCAGGTGGACATTCAAATCACAGCATGTTCTGGAAAGGTTTGAAATTAAATACTGAATTAAAAGGCGAACTGAAAGCTGCGATTGAACGTGATTTCGGTAGCGTTGATGCATTTAAAGAACTGTTTGAAAAAGCCGCTGCAACCCGTTTCGGTTCTGGCTGGGCGTGGCTGGTTCTGAAAGATGACGGTAAATTAGCTGTCGTTTCAACAGCGAACCAAGACAACCCATTAATGGGTGAGGCTATTTCAGGCACATCTGGTTACCCAATCATCGGTTTAGACGTATGGGAACACGCTTATTATCTGAAATTCCAAAACCGCCGCCCTGATTATATTAAAGCATTCTGGTCAGTTGTGAACTGGGATGAAGCAGCGGCACGTTTTGCAGCAAAAGCTAAATAA
- the yiiM gene encoding 6-hydroxyaminopurine reductase has protein sequence MSYIPQVFIGKIQATQSCGHSAIHKQAADGLLMLGQLGLEGDEQAEKRFHGGPDRALCHYPRDHYDFWINAYPGLADLFVASAFGENISTLGMTEENVFIGDIFAWGDARIQVTQPRSPCYKLNGLTGIENFAQMMQDNGRCGWLYRVIKAGNVSQNAPLTLLSRNSDISVQEAIMIAFHAPYDEELYQRLLSSAGLSASWSLTMQNRLDNHRIEEFKHRLFGKR, from the coding sequence ATGTCATATATTCCCCAAGTCTTTATCGGTAAAATCCAAGCAACCCAGTCTTGTGGGCACAGTGCTATTCATAAGCAGGCGGCCGATGGGCTATTGATGTTAGGGCAATTGGGGCTTGAGGGGGATGAACAAGCTGAAAAACGCTTTCATGGCGGTCCTGATAGAGCTCTTTGCCATTATCCACGTGACCATTATGATTTTTGGATTAATGCGTATCCGGGTTTAGCGGATCTATTTGTTGCCTCCGCATTTGGAGAAAATATATCAACGCTGGGTATGACAGAAGAAAACGTATTTATTGGGGATATTTTTGCTTGGGGTGATGCGCGCATTCAGGTCACGCAACCTCGTTCCCCTTGTTATAAGCTCAATGGTTTAACAGGAATTGAAAATTTTGCACAAATGATGCAAGACAATGGGCGATGTGGTTGGCTGTATCGTGTGATAAAAGCCGGTAATGTTAGTCAAAATGCGCCATTAACGTTATTGAGCCGCAATAGTGATATCTCCGTACAAGAAGCCATTATGATTGCATTTCACGCCCCTTATGATGAAGAGTTATATCAGCGCCTTTTAAGTTCAGCAGGGTTATCTGCAAGTTGGAGCTTAACCATGCAAAACCGTTTAGATAACCACCGCATTGAAGAATTTAAGCACCGGTTGTTTGGTAAGCGTTAA
- a CDS encoding ABC transporter ATP-binding protein, which produces MYTVRSAIFWMTLSAVLEGVSGLFLFVVILDWHLDTTMPLTFFALSSLTALTVTFIATQKGYFAGGLVMRYLATALIRHLPLSLHPIANSNQLISGPVSQVMSVPAHLLHPIISGLVTPCTIVIGALIYQSIFGVILLFIISILLISLRFSATKVASFEQAVHESEQQAVSALNQYALHQPLIRRSSAHHEQLHPKLALMSQYQTQRQRQRRSLPFHLLFSLMVQTVFITLFGYGIYLVEHAEMPLNLCLAGLVLLARLIEPIWLLSHLDQSIRQMKKAVQQIEKALQTPVLVFPYRTSPPKIDSVSCEQLSFYSDNKKCILKNINLTFKKHALTVIVGPSGAGKSTLLGLLARLQDPTQGCVNYGNQNIKTLSQAVLCASRGVLLQDSRLFYGSIRQNLILDDNNIDDKAISTLLTQLNFTANHEFLEKEVGAGGMQLSGGQRQRLCIARLMLQHPDIILMDEPTASLDNVNTASVIDLITQAKQQTRVIVTHQPNLARQADSIVYMENGNVIAQGTHPELMANIPWYQQFVQQIPKT; this is translated from the coding sequence TTGTACACCGTACGTAGTGCCATATTTTGGATGACGTTAAGTGCTGTTTTAGAGGGAGTTAGCGGGTTATTTTTATTTGTTGTAATTTTAGATTGGCACCTTGATACCACAATGCCATTAACGTTTTTCGCTCTTTCGAGTTTAACTGCATTAACCGTCACATTTATAGCCACTCAGAAAGGCTATTTTGCTGGGGGGTTGGTGATGCGTTATCTTGCTACAGCACTTATTCGCCATCTGCCGCTTTCATTACACCCTATAGCAAACAGTAATCAGCTAATTTCAGGGCCTGTTTCACAGGTTATGTCTGTGCCCGCACATTTATTACACCCAATTATCAGTGGGTTAGTCACACCCTGCACTATCGTGATTGGTGCTTTAATCTATCAAAGTATTTTTGGAGTCATTTTACTATTTATAATTAGTATATTATTAATATCCTTACGTTTTTCTGCCACAAAAGTGGCCTCTTTTGAGCAAGCCGTTCATGAATCAGAACAACAAGCAGTAAGTGCGCTCAATCAATATGCCCTCCACCAGCCATTAATTCGTCGCTCAAGTGCTCACCATGAGCAGCTGCATCCTAAACTTGCCTTAATGTCCCAATATCAAACTCAAAGACAGCGACAACGAAGAAGTTTGCCATTTCACTTATTATTTTCATTGATGGTGCAAACCGTATTTATTACGCTCTTTGGGTACGGTATTTATTTAGTTGAACATGCAGAAATGCCATTAAACCTGTGCCTAGCAGGGTTAGTTTTATTAGCTCGCTTAATTGAACCTATATGGTTGCTTTCTCATTTAGACCAATCTATTAGGCAGATGAAAAAAGCAGTTCAACAAATTGAGAAAGCCTTACAGACTCCAGTGCTGGTGTTTCCTTATCGTACATCCCCCCCCAAAATCGATAGCGTTAGCTGTGAACAGCTATCATTTTACAGTGATAATAAAAAATGCATTTTAAAAAATATAAATCTGACTTTTAAAAAACATGCACTTACTGTCATTGTGGGCCCATCAGGCGCAGGGAAAAGTACATTATTAGGCTTACTTGCTCGCTTACAAGACCCAACACAAGGCTGTGTGAATTATGGTAATCAAAATATTAAAACCCTATCACAAGCAGTGTTGTGCGCTAGCCGGGGAGTCTTATTACAAGACAGTCGTTTATTTTACGGTAGCATACGCCAAAATTTGATACTTGATGATAATAATATTGATGACAAGGCAATCAGCACGTTACTAACACAACTTAATTTCACCGCCAATCATGAGTTCTTGGAAAAAGAGGTCGGTGCCGGTGGTATGCAACTTTCTGGCGGTCAAAGGCAACGACTGTGTATTGCGAGGCTAATGTTACAGCATCCTGACATCATTTTAATGGATGAACCAACGGCAAGCCTTGATAACGTCAATACCGCTTCAGTGATAGACCTTATAACTCAAGCCAAACAGCAAACACGGGTCATCGTCACCCACCAGCCCAATCTTGCACGCCAAGCAGACTCTATTGTGTATATGGAGAACGGGAACGTGATCGCTCAGGGGACACACCCCGAATTAATGGCGAATATCCCGTGGTACCAACAGTTTGTACAACAAATACCTAAGACTTAG
- a CDS encoding LysR substrate-binding domain-containing protein — protein sequence MQYDLNDLYYFVKVVEYGGFSQAGLALGIPKSKLSRRIAELEQKLNVSLIYRSTRQFHVTEVGQVFYQQCKNVVDEAEIAHELICSVQSHPKGIIKLSCPVALLQVYLNELLVDFMVQYPDIDIQILAVNRPVDVISEGLDLAIRVRSLPLDDSGLMMKVLGYSRRILVASPQLFTEQGELTEPEKLVDYPMLANTEHSQNYTLTLKNSDDLSFTQHFTPKLATTDILTLYHAALKGVGIARLPYGVVEKDIESGKLVEVLPKWQFPEDIIHAVYPSRKGLLPSIQLLLNYLADNISPSVK from the coding sequence ATGCAATATGATTTAAACGATCTCTACTATTTTGTGAAAGTTGTCGAATATGGTGGTTTTTCACAAGCGGGTCTGGCGCTAGGGATCCCTAAGTCTAAATTAAGTCGTCGCATCGCAGAATTAGAACAAAAGTTAAATGTTTCATTGATTTATCGTTCTACTCGCCAGTTTCATGTCACAGAAGTAGGGCAAGTATTTTATCAGCAGTGTAAAAATGTGGTTGATGAAGCTGAAATTGCTCATGAATTGATATGTTCTGTTCAATCTCACCCTAAAGGGATAATTAAATTATCGTGCCCAGTTGCGCTATTGCAAGTTTATCTCAATGAATTACTTGTTGATTTTATGGTGCAATATCCCGATATCGACATCCAAATTTTAGCGGTTAACCGACCTGTTGATGTGATCAGTGAAGGGCTGGATTTAGCTATTCGCGTGCGCTCATTGCCATTGGATGATTCAGGCTTAATGATGAAGGTACTTGGATATTCGCGACGTATATTAGTGGCTAGCCCACAATTATTCACAGAACAGGGTGAGCTTACTGAACCTGAGAAGCTGGTGGATTACCCAATGTTAGCGAATACGGAGCACTCACAAAATTACACGTTAACCCTTAAAAATAGTGATGATCTTAGTTTTACGCAGCATTTTACCCCCAAGTTAGCGACAACAGATATCTTAACGTTATACCATGCGGCACTGAAAGGGGTCGGGATCGCAAGGCTGCCTTATGGTGTGGTAGAAAAAGACATTGAATCAGGGAAATTGGTGGAGGTATTACCGAAATGGCAGTTTCCTGAAGATATCATTCATGCCGTATATCCATCACGCAAAGGGTTGTTGCCATCAATTCAATTACTGTTAAATTATTTGGCGGATAATATTTCACCGTCAGTGAAATAA
- a CDS encoding DUF485 domain-containing protein translates to MNATAYEKVEDNTRFKELVRKRSRFSWLLSIITLVLYVGFIFLIAFDPSWLGTPISEGSYITRGIPVGIGLIVISFVLTGLYVIRANGEYDRLTAEILKEVEK, encoded by the coding sequence ATGAATGCTACTGCTTACGAAAAGGTAGAGGATAACACTCGCTTTAAAGAACTGGTTAGGAAACGTAGTCGCTTTTCATGGTTATTATCAATAATAACGCTCGTGCTATATGTTGGATTTATTTTTCTTATCGCTTTTGACCCAAGCTGGCTAGGAACACCGATATCCGAAGGTTCATACATCACAAGAGGGATCCCTGTTGGTATCGGCCTAATTGTCATTTCATTTGTACTCACTGGGCTTTACGTTATCCGAGCCAACGGTGAATACGACCGTTTAACAGCAGAAATTTTAAAAGAGGTAGAAAAATGA
- a CDS encoding ABC transporter ATP-binding protein produces the protein MYRALWERLCPYRFTLLFALILQAIAGLCSLIPLIAISQVAATPVHQYYEWVVIASIGGISWLICQTLAMYLTHQTDNHLCYHVRLQLLDKIEKLPLNHFAQHGRDGFLQIVDRDVRGLHQLTAHAPADITKLIIVPTAATLILLWQNVLLTLFCLMPLIASIFLFRQMRSVRYQALYTSRNQAMGFLYEQYAELADNPLQARQYPNQSIQKKTSHALSQFEIAFHRWIRKIGALSSLTQVGISSTLLSLWVIVGVSLLPEPLPLAQVILFILLISSIAAPVAAMGHGTDALNLAVSASERIRQLLAEPDMHYGEKDVSPSLGELKLVQVDVKIGHSPILSNINITVAPNEFIAIVGASGAGKSTLLQLMARFLDPTAGNVLFNSVPLPQLSFTSLNRTVSIVMQNTPPLPCSVRENLQLFAPNATEYEMYRYLDALNLLPLVKQQPKGLDAVIGQDMQLSGGEAQRLAIARALLSPAPLLLLDEPTSALDPQNAQQVLNLLHSEPRTCVLITHDLNGLGLADRVLLLDNGKLIAQGSHQQLSIQSEPYQQLLRALEDDCA, from the coding sequence ATGTACCGCGCACTTTGGGAACGACTTTGTCCCTATCGCTTCACATTATTATTTGCACTTATTTTACAAGCTATAGCAGGCCTCTGTTCACTCATTCCATTGATAGCTATTAGCCAAGTTGCTGCCACTCCCGTTCATCAATATTATGAATGGGTCGTTATTGCGTCCATCGGTGGTATAAGTTGGCTAATTTGCCAAACTCTTGCTATGTATTTAACGCATCAAACGGATAACCATCTCTGCTACCACGTTAGACTACAACTTCTTGATAAAATAGAAAAACTCCCACTAAATCACTTTGCCCAACACGGTAGAGACGGTTTTTTGCAAATTGTGGATCGTGATGTTCGTGGGCTGCATCAATTAACCGCTCATGCCCCCGCAGATATCACAAAACTGATTATCGTCCCCACAGCAGCAACTCTCATTCTATTATGGCAAAATGTACTGCTCACCCTTTTTTGCTTAATGCCATTAATTGCCTCTATTTTTTTATTTAGACAAATGCGCTCTGTACGCTATCAGGCGCTCTACACCTCACGTAACCAGGCAATGGGCTTTCTATATGAACAATACGCGGAACTCGCAGATAACCCACTACAAGCTAGGCAATACCCCAACCAATCAATTCAAAAAAAAACATCACACGCTTTATCTCAATTTGAAATAGCCTTTCATCGATGGATAAGAAAAATAGGTGCTTTGAGCTCATTGACCCAAGTCGGTATCAGCAGCACATTGCTTTCATTGTGGGTTATTGTTGGGGTTTCATTACTCCCTGAGCCCTTACCTCTTGCTCAAGTGATTTTATTCATTTTATTAATTAGCAGTATCGCTGCACCTGTTGCAGCAATGGGGCATGGCACGGACGCCTTAAACCTTGCTGTCAGTGCATCAGAACGTATTCGCCAACTTCTCGCTGAACCGGATATGCATTACGGAGAAAAAGATGTCAGCCCATCTTTAGGTGAGCTCAAACTTGTTCAAGTTGATGTGAAAATAGGTCATAGCCCAATACTATCGAATATTAATATCACCGTGGCTCCCAACGAATTTATAGCTATTGTCGGGGCATCAGGTGCGGGGAAGAGTACTTTATTACAGCTTATGGCACGCTTTTTAGACCCAACAGCAGGAAATGTGCTCTTTAACTCGGTTCCATTACCACAGCTATCATTTACCAGTTTGAACCGTACAGTTTCCATCGTCATGCAAAACACCCCGCCCTTACCTTGTTCTGTACGTGAAAATCTACAGTTGTTTGCCCCAAATGCCACTGAATATGAAATGTATCGTTATCTTGATGCACTCAACTTATTACCGCTTGTAAAACAACAACCTAAAGGACTGGATGCCGTAATAGGACAAGATATGCAGCTGTCCGGAGGGGAGGCTCAACGCCTTGCCATTGCACGCGCACTACTATCACCAGCACCTTTATTACTGCTTGATGAGCCAACATCCGCGCTTGACCCACAAAATGCACAACAGGTGCTGAATTTATTGCACTCCGAGCCGCGAACCTGTGTATTAATTACCCATGACTTAAACGGCTTGGGCCTAGCAGATCGCGTACTGCTGTTAGACAACGGGAAATTAATTGCACAAGGCTCCCATCAACAACTTTCAATACAGTCAGAACCCTATCAGCAACTTTTACGCGCCCTGGAGGATGATTGTGCTTAG
- a CDS encoding pirin family protein — translation MKKIIGIYQSPRSHWVGDGFPVRSMFSYNDHGKYLNPFLLLDRAGPFDFPSSNSANRGVGEHPHRGFETVTIVYDGEVAHHDSTGEGGVIGPGDVQWMTAASGILHQEYQSDAFMKNGGTLDMVQLWVNLPAKDKSATPGYQLLESQSMPKVALPNDAGTLRVIAGDYLGNNGAAKTFSPLDVWDLQLNKGKTVGIPTKAGRHVGLVMLRGSMFVDGRSALNEGELMILDDTDSNILLEATEDALVLLLSGDPIDEPVVGYGPFVMNSMEEINQAIHDFNNGKFGRIPETQ, via the coding sequence ATGAAAAAAATTATTGGTATCTATCAATCTCCTCGCAGCCATTGGGTAGGAGACGGCTTTCCTGTCCGTTCAATGTTTAGCTATAACGATCATGGGAAATACCTTAATCCGTTTCTTTTACTCGACAGAGCGGGGCCTTTTGATTTCCCAAGCTCAAATTCAGCAAACAGAGGCGTTGGTGAGCACCCACACCGTGGGTTTGAAACAGTCACGATTGTGTATGATGGCGAAGTGGCTCACCATGACTCTACGGGTGAAGGCGGTGTGATAGGCCCAGGCGATGTTCAGTGGATGACTGCGGCATCCGGTATTTTGCATCAAGAATATCAATCTGACGCCTTCATGAAAAATGGTGGTACCCTTGATATGGTGCAACTGTGGGTTAATTTACCTGCAAAAGACAAATCAGCGACCCCTGGCTACCAGCTGTTAGAAAGCCAAAGCATGCCAAAAGTTGCATTACCCAATGATGCAGGTACATTGCGAGTGATCGCGGGTGACTATTTGGGCAATAACGGTGCAGCAAAAACCTTTAGCCCATTGGATGTATGGGATTTACAACTGAACAAAGGTAAAACGGTAGGTATCCCAACCAAAGCGGGGCGCCATGTTGGTTTAGTCATGTTACGCGGCTCAATGTTTGTTGATGGTCGTTCCGCTTTAAACGAAGGCGAGTTGATGATCCTCGACGATACAGACAGCAATATTCTGTTGGAAGCCACAGAAGATGCTTTAGTGCTGCTGCTCAGTGGTGATCCCATTGACGAGCCCGTTGTTGGCTACGGCCCTTTTGTTATGAACAGCATGGAAGAAATTAACCAAGCTATTCATGATTTCAATAATGGAAAGTTTGGCCGTATTCCTGAAACACAATAA
- the acs gene encoding acetate--CoA ligase, with protein MTQITKHPVPAEIAKNALINEQQYNDEYQRSIQDPEGFWGEKGKIVDWIKPYTRVKNTSFDPGHIDIRWFEDGTLNLSANCLDRHLAEKGDQTAIIWEGDDPLSSKNVTYRELHHDVCQFANVLKQQGIRKGDVVAIYMPMVVEAAVAMLACARIGAIHTVIFAGFSPEAVSGRVIDCKAKLIITADEGLRAGRAIPLKKNVDDALASPQVTTVSHVIVYQRTGNAPSWVEGRDLWWHDVIKGVSADCPPEEINAEDPLFILYTSGSTGKPKGVLHTTGGYLVYATLTFKYTFDYHPGEVYWCTADVGWVTGHSYLLYGPLSNGAKTLMFEGVPNYPSVNRMSQVVDKHQVNILYTAPTAIRALMAEGDKAIEGTDRSSLRILGSVGEPINPEAWEWFYKKIGNSRCPVVDTWWQTETGGFMITPLPGATMLKPGSATLPFFGVRPALVDNLGEPIEGATEGNLVIVDSWPGQARTLFGDHERFEQTYFSTFKGMYFSGDGARRDEDGYYWITGRVDDVLNISGHRLGTAEIESALVAHPKVAEAAVVGIPHNIKGQAIYAYVTLISGVEPSPELYTEVRNWVRKEIGPIATPDVLHWTDSLPKTRSGKIMRRILRKIASGDTSNFGDTSTLADPGVVEKLLEEKQSMSMS; from the coding sequence ATGACTCAAATAACTAAACATCCCGTTCCTGCTGAAATTGCAAAAAATGCCCTGATAAACGAACAACAGTATAACGATGAGTACCAACGCTCGATTCAAGACCCTGAAGGATTTTGGGGCGAAAAAGGAAAAATCGTTGATTGGATTAAACCTTACACTCGTGTCAAAAACACCTCTTTTGACCCCGGACATATTGATATCCGCTGGTTCGAAGACGGTACATTAAATTTAAGTGCTAACTGTTTAGATCGCCATCTGGCTGAAAAAGGTGACCAAACAGCGATTATTTGGGAAGGCGATGACCCTTTATCGTCAAAAAATGTCACTTACCGCGAACTGCACCATGATGTTTGTCAGTTTGCTAATGTCCTGAAACAACAAGGTATTCGTAAAGGCGATGTTGTCGCCATTTACATGCCTATGGTTGTTGAAGCTGCAGTCGCGATGCTAGCCTGTGCCCGTATTGGCGCGATACATACGGTCATTTTTGCTGGTTTCTCCCCTGAAGCCGTCTCTGGTCGCGTTATTGACTGTAAAGCGAAGCTCATCATCACCGCAGATGAAGGCTTACGAGCTGGCCGTGCAATTCCATTAAAGAAAAATGTGGATGACGCACTCGCTAGTCCGCAAGTTACTACGGTTTCTCATGTCATTGTTTACCAACGCACAGGCAACGCACCGAGCTGGGTCGAAGGCCGTGACCTCTGGTGGCACGACGTCATCAAAGGGGTCAGTGCAGACTGCCCTCCAGAAGAAATCAACGCAGAAGACCCGCTCTTTATCCTGTACACCTCGGGTTCTACAGGCAAACCTAAAGGTGTTTTGCATACCACTGGTGGTTATTTGGTTTATGCCACACTGACATTCAAGTACACCTTCGACTACCATCCAGGTGAAGTCTATTGGTGTACTGCTGATGTCGGCTGGGTAACAGGTCATAGCTATTTGCTATATGGGCCATTATCCAATGGCGCTAAAACATTGATGTTCGAAGGGGTACCTAATTACCCATCAGTTAACCGAATGAGCCAGGTGGTTGATAAACACCAAGTCAATATCCTTTATACTGCACCAACCGCCATCCGCGCATTAATGGCTGAAGGCGATAAAGCTATTGAAGGTACTGACCGCAGCTCATTACGAATTCTCGGCTCCGTGGGGGAACCCATTAACCCTGAAGCTTGGGAATGGTTCTACAAAAAAATTGGTAATAGCCGCTGCCCAGTGGTTGATACATGGTGGCAAACCGAAACAGGTGGTTTCATGATCACACCACTTCCGGGGGCAACCATGTTAAAACCGGGGTCTGCAACATTACCATTCTTCGGCGTTCGCCCTGCGTTAGTTGATAACCTTGGTGAACCTATCGAAGGCGCCACAGAAGGCAATTTAGTTATTGTCGATTCATGGCCGGGCCAAGCCCGAACCTTATTTGGCGATCACGAACGCTTCGAGCAAACCTATTTCTCAACCTTTAAAGGCATGTACTTTAGCGGTGATGGTGCTCGTCGTGATGAGGATGGTTATTACTGGATCACTGGCCGTGTTGACGATGTACTGAATATTTCGGGCCACCGTTTAGGTACCGCAGAAATAGAATCAGCGCTCGTTGCACATCCGAAAGTGGCTGAAGCTGCCGTGGTCGGTATACCTCACAATATTAAAGGGCAAGCTATTTACGCCTATGTCACGCTAATATCAGGGGTTGAGCCTTCACCTGAGCTATATACTGAAGTTCGCAACTGGGTGCGTAAAGAAATTGGCCCAATTGCCACACCAGATGTTCTTCACTGGACGGACTCTTTACCAAAAACCCGTTCCGGTAAAATCATGCGTCGTATCCTACGTAAAATTGCATCAGGAGACACCAGTAACTTTGGAGATACCTCCACTCTGGCCGATCCAGGTGTTGTCGAAAAACTACTCGAAGAAAAACAGTCTATGAGTATGTCATAA